The sequence ttttgtattttgtgaCAGTGACCACATAGCAAGATTGCACCAAATGACAATATGCACAGTATGctccaaaataataataataataataataataattgtctGTTGACACGTTACTTGTTAATGCATGAGAGTAAGTCGTCAGGCCTAAGCTTGAGCGGGTCAATTGTTGAATCCACTGTTGGACAGCGGAGGTGTAAGGAAGGAGACATGGAACTATTCAGAAGTGGTATATTCTTCCCCATTCTGGAATGTCTGAGTGGGGAGATGCAGAGGCGTTTCAGTAAGTCAAACTGCAGTATAGACCCTTTTACAGCCCACGTGATCAAATAGTTGCACGtgcattttggcaacggaagtggtgttgttgcctattggttttaacgtgttagcaactctGAGTTTTTCTGagtttttcaagtttttcagggctctcaagtgtaACACACTGAGCGTGACAGTCACTCATTTCGGTCTCTTGTCACGCACTcccgccacacattgtatttctcacgcagaaaaaatatttttcatatatttaatatgccgcTGCGCCAGGCAGGAATCAGGCACGTCTCCCCTGGAGTAGcctgccacttatcagccaatcaaaaaaaaaagaaaaagaaagaggctacacagtagccaatcagaaaatagcactattgtatctgggtaagatttaacgcaacaacaatgaaaaaaaaggaTATCCTGGAAATGTTCACCATCATCCTCGTTCACCCACAGAGGAAAACACTGGAGCTCTGAGCATCACTTTGAGCACAGAGTAAGTCATGATCtcctattttaatgttacaacaaattcgcagcttgtttgacacaaacaatgacaacttgacTGCTGTTAGAGAATGTTTCCCAGATAATCAGCATCAGTTTTTCATGAGTGTCTGAACTTAGTCAACAGTTTTACAGCCTGTTCACTGAAAACACCTGCTCAGTAGTCTAGACCTAGTTATATTTTCGTTATCACACgatgactgacattttgtcacattaaacatctctctctccaaatagGCTTAGTAATTTTATTAGCACCAAATAAATTATAGTGTATTACATCGTCGATGTTATTggtcactttaaaaatcatgtcatgttgTTGGATATTTGTCAATCTTGCCTGTCtttaaaacttgagagccctggtttatgtatatatatctggCCACTGTATTTGGCCATCTGCTAACGTCTTCTATCCACTCGACTACACGGATCTGATAGCCGGAtaccatttgataaagtcaactttttaaaataactttatctgTGTAACGAAGGCTGGACTCgggtagggatccaaatgcaaagctttattaatagtgagcgtagtcatacaggctgggtcgaacaggggcaaacaggaacagcgagggacaggcagaatcgtagtcaggaacAAGCAGagggtcagggctggcagatatcaatcacagaacagtatacaaagcaatggtcaggacaggcggcaCAGGATCATAAACGAAAGACAAGAGGTACGGTGACAGACAATCAGACAGGGTATAATCGCTCGGAATTGCATCACAGGGAAAACAAGActttgcggtgaggtggtgtgtgtgaaagtcctttatagtcctggtaatgcgtggcagctgggtgtggtgattagtgtagtgattggtggagtgagtgcaggtgaatggcagagaggattatgagtaatgtagtccgggaactgacaggaacagacggtgatcgtgacaatctgtctgtgttgcttaatccgctcgcgaagctgtagatatatatatatcactttcGGAATTGCTAACACGTTAGAACCTATGGGGAAAaacaccacttccgttgccaaaatggACTTAGTTGTGGCCTTACCAGTCAGCAGCGCAAGTTGTGAGCGCAGCTTCTCTGCACTTAAgctcataaaaacacatttatgcaCTACCATGACTGATGACAGACTCAGTAATCTTGGAGTCTTAAGCATTGTGGTGAGGAGAGCCAAATGTCTTGACGATGATTTTGTTAGACGGTTTGCCAGTCACCACCAAAACAGAAGAATCCAGCTGTTTTAGCTGAGGTCTGCCTTCTTTCTTTTTCGACTGTCTTCCTCTTTTTCTgctactgtttttattgtttctAAACTAAAGACTGTTCTTTAATATGTTAGCAGAGCACAATGTAATGGttccatattttatttttaaactgtgGTGTTTTCATTTGAACGGTTACAGTGCTAAAATTTTAGCTCTGTGTTACTcagcttttttgtaaattaatctGAAAGAAATTTTGAATGAAACACTATGATGTTTTGGCCAAACCATTTGATTTATTACAGTGgggggatttttttatttttatttatttatcattatttgaAAGAGATGGTGAATAAAACTACTGTATATTGTAATGGCCAAACTACTTATTAAAAGCAAATAGTTGACATCATTTCTGCTTCTGGGTTTttaaaattgcttttattttataaacttattagttttattaaaacactaaaaataataaacactgGCTCTCAAATTAAACTTAATGGATATATACAGGGATgacaaaaaactaaattaatcaaaaaatgtgctttattactacagtaataaCTAAAGTTACTAAATAAGTAACTTTattcaagttaaaaaaaaataaaatcaataggatttatgtaatatactgtagaatttagctttttttttttttttgggtcacTGGCGGCCACCCCATTTGGAGGCAGTGCCCCAgcattttatttacagtgagcgtggtcgtacaggcagggtcaatcaggaacaaacaggaacagcaagggacaggcagaatcgtagtcagggtacaggcagtagttcagggcaggcagatatcgTTCACAGTCCAGAtaacaataaacagtccaaaGGCAGAAGGCAGAGAATCATAAACCGGAAACAGGCAGGGATcaataacagacaggcagacaggatacaaaTGCTCAGAATTGACACAAGAGTAATCAAGACCTCGCAAAgaggtagtgtgtgtgtgtgtgtcctttatagtcctgataatgagctgcagctgggtgtggtgatcagtgtggtgtgctagggtggcaacaggtgataggtggagtgagtgcatgtgattgacaggggggatgatgggaaatgtagtccggaacttgacaggggcagacggtgatcgtgacataacgccccccctcccggaaggcgcgtcctcgcgccgtagatgacACCAATAAGGGAAGGGGGGTAGGTGCATTGGAGATCTGACGGTTGACAGGAACGGAATCTCCGATGCAGGTTCCAGgacagccatggcgggtcaggtgctacgggcagccatggcgggtcaggggtatCAGaaagccacggtgggtcaggtggctcaggcagccacggcaggtcaggcggcttgggcaaccacggcaggtcaggtggcttgggcaaccacggcaggtcaggtggctcaggtaaccacggcaggtcaggtggcttgggcacgggtggcgccggcaggtcGAGGAgcacgggtggcgccggcaggggcGGAGCAAgagagacctctggagtggtctccatgcccacagcggcctcttgaagGGCGTCCGCatcttgaggagaggaggatgcctttctcctcctcctcctcctccttttctgagggtgaggcgatggttcactggttggagcgggttctggagcgaaCTCAGTGGCTGGAACTTCCCCTGCATCCTTACGCACCgcaggcgaacttgagagcgttgaaacagacgaagttgagagcgttgaaacagactggcgccgggcttgagagcgaagcggccggctgacttgagtgcgaagcgggcgccgggcttgagagcgaagcggccagctGACTTGAGTGCAAAGCAATTAAAGTTGGCTTTAATTGGGCTCTTGATTTTATTGAATCAGTTGTTTTCTGAATGCTGTAACTGAGTGTTTATGAAACATTTGTTATGGCACAAAAGTCAAGAGAATATATGATCAAGTGCTGAGTGTTAAGTGATGTTAGGTATGTTTTAGTGACTTGATTCATTGATCTTATTCAGAGTTTAATCTCTGATGAAATGGCTGATGCATTATTAGCTTTTTGCTGTTCATTATAGTATTATAGTAGAGCAGTGATTCTATGACATGAGATCCAGCAGTGTTGTGACAATCAGATTATATGAATTGTTCAGCATCATGCTGACtcatacagacatcaagaatcaatGTATGAATCACAACAATGGtgacagttttttttcttcttttttttctcgttTTTAAGGCTtaatgctgcaatgcatgctgggtattAACTTAGTACAAacttcatccatggctcccagcatgcattgcaacatgaagtgtttttttttttttttttttttttttttttttaccgtcgccattgttttaatttagacaaaagTCATGTTAAATTAACATGAAGTCATGTGATAAAAAGCATAAATACAACATACAAAACCATGTTCATTTGACATACATAAATTAGGCAATCAGAACGTAGATAAATTGAgttgagaaaacataaaataaatatgttaatccaacacatttttttttcagtatattAAGACTGAATGGGCAGGCGAACACGTGAATTGTTTTCATGGATGTGGAGTGGGTTATCTAGGTTTTTGTTGCTAACCCAGCTTTATTGCATCCTATgcacatatgtgcatttttgttCTATATTCAAAaaattttaaagaatttttattttttatttattgatttatttttttaagtgctTTTTGTTCTTGTagtaaaccaaaacaaacatgtgCTCATTTCTTGTTCCTTTTTATTTTCCAGGTAATATGCACTTACAACTTAATTTAAATTAGTTCAAATTTTAAGTCAACAATTCTCATACAAACAACTGATAAATACTGAAAAGGATTTGAGTACAGAACAGTTACAGTGTTTGCAGTGTTACAGTACTACAGGTATTCTTagctaaatattattaaatattattttcacacactcaaaatccattaaaataatattgacttatgttatgttatattatgttatgaaGATACATAATCCACTGAGGAATTCACTTTTTTCTACaccagtgttttaaaatcttttGTCTTATCTCTTTGGTTTGTAAACCATATACTAAGGGATTTAATCCCGTTGGTACATGAAACATTATACCAGCTAGTTTCCTGCTGTCAGAGAATTCAGGAAAACGATGAAGTAAAATAAAAGTAGCTCCAGAAACATACATCATTAAATAAACAGCTAAATGAGTGCTGCAGGTTTGTATGGCTTTGTTGTTGAGGGATTTGTTTTTGCTGGTTATGCATACAGTAGCAATCTTGACATATGTTATGAAAATACACATCGCTGACAAACTGAGCACAACAATGGTATAAACTAGTCCATACACATTATTTATGACTACATTTTCACAGGACAGTTTAAACAGTGAGGCATTGTCACAGAAAGGGTTTTCAATTTTATACCTACAGTGAGACAAACGCAGAGTGAGTCCTATCATAATTGCCACTAAAATAATTGCCAGGCCCCAAGCAAATGCTGATAATTTAATGACCATTTTATTGGTCATTATAGATGTGTATCGCAATGGATTACAAATAGCCACATATCTGTCAAAGGCCATGATCATCAGCACATAGTGACATGCTGCTGTAAATACATGCACAAAATAAGCTTGAACAACACACACTGCATATGATATATAGCGCTCTGAGGTGTCCCTTAAAATATCCTGCAGCATGCGTGGCATAATGACAGTGGCTCCTAGTATGTCATTCAGTGGCAAGTTGCAGAATAGAAAATGCATTGGGTCATGCAGATTCTTCTCtgttgatatcaaaaatataaGTCCAATGTTTGATACCATTGTAAAGACATAAGTCAAGAGAAGGAGGATGAAAACAGGTTGAGATGACTGAGATGTAACTTTCAGTCCCTCCATGAGGAGAATGCTGTTTCTGAATGTCAGGTTGTCCATTGGTTGCTGTACATAAATCTGAAacacaataacataatacataattaacagacattattaattatatattgtcTTAAACATATCACCTCACCACTTTgtgtaaaattacaaatgaacagcatttcCCTATTTCATATCCGGCATTTCACTGTGCATGCTCATGTTTACAACTGTTTTTTTAAGAGATACATACTTTGCTTAacacacaaacatttaaaaaaacaaacaaacaaacaaaaaaacaggttttataaaaatgtaatagcAAAAGTATATTTGCCTAATGTGAAGTAGCAACCAACTTTATCAGCATtgaattttactttataaatgtaACCACAGCATTTTGCCTACGATTCTCCCAATAATGATTAGGTCAAACAGTATGActtgttttttctcaaaatattttCATGCCTTTTAATGTGTGGCTTATATTGTTTTCTGTGACATAGTCATTACCCCATGGtggtgtgtgtctctgtgtgtatgtgtgtgtgcgcgtgtgtgtgtgtgtgtgtgtgtttttttttttgggggggggggggggggggtgctaATGTGTTTATTCACATTagcattaaataaaaacaaactgaagtatAAATAAACTCCAACCAGTTGGAAGTCAGTGAGATGAAAAAGctggaaattattattttaaaaacgtTACACTCTTTCAACTTAAACACTAAATTCACAATtatttaaagaattagttcactttcaaataaaaatttcctgataatttactcacccccatgtcatccaagatgttcatgtctttctttctctctttctttctttctttctttctttctttctttctttctttctttctttctttctttctttctttctttctttctttctttctttctttctttctttctttctttctttctttctttctttctttctttctttcagtcagaaagaaattaaggtttttgatgaacacattccaggattttttttcccatatagtggacttcaatggagcccacactcaaaaaaatatttcaggcTAAGCATAAGTTTTATGTAAttctgtaattaaatgtaaccaacaccacctgatcatctttttcTTTGCTTGACTAGCTGTTACAACaggccaaacaaaatctaatatgaAATAGTCAAGAGCTCagctaaagcaaacactcatctccacgatggtggcttaaaagttgtgattttctgtggtgattctgcttgttatcatcagggtgtcttcaataatggtcaatcattactcaattaatcacttaattatctcattaactctgaCACTGCTTCAGTGGTACTTCAACTCAGTAGTGCGCAAACACATGAACACTAAGCATTGTTATATAGCCTGGGCATACTATTAGATAAATCTTACCTATTTCATTTACATATGACTTACAAATATGAATCACATTAAGTTTGTTagtttgtttatgtaaaaactatGTAATCCAAATGGACGGAAATTTTATATGTAATTCAATTACATAAAACTTATGTTTAgcctgaaatatttttttgagtgcaaatggttaaaggtcaaaattacagtttcattgcagcttcaaagcattctacatgatcccagatgagaaataagggtcttatctagagaaaccatcactcattttctatttttttttttaaatgtatacgttttaaccataaatgctcatcttgagctagctgtcttcttcttctctatttgaattccagcagtgtagacactgctaagtgtattactgccctccacaggttaaagtttgaactaaattatcatatacaatattctagtgcaagtatataacaattagttcaaactttaacctgtggagggcagtaatacacttagcagtatctacactgctggaactCTAATAGAGAAGGAGcaagttcaagatgagcatttattgttaaaacgtatataattttatttgtttattatttagaaaatgagcgatggtttctctagataagaccctttttCCTCATCTGGAAATACTTATccatatcacatggtcctaagtattcagaccctttgttCAGTATTGTCACGGTTTAAGAacgcattgtttccttcttgtcgcgTGTCTTTGTTGTGACAGGTGTGGGTGTGTATgttgtgggtgtgtgtgtttgtaggcGTGCCCAGGCCATGTGGATCATCAGCGGATTCATCAATAACAGCATTCACAGAATGGATTCGCAGGAGAAGAATCTGAATGAGACAGGGCACGCTGTTCAGGCCGTGGTGGCGCAGGTGTCCGAGCGCACCCAGCAGTTCCAGCTTCTATGTGGTCCCGCTGCGCCGCCCACACCGGCCGTCCTCCACTCACCATCAGAGAACACCGCCCAGTCGGAACCTCGTCTACCGGTGCCCGAATCATATTCAGGTGAACCCAGCTTTTGCAGAGCTTTTCTAACATGATGTGCTATGCATTTTGCTTTACAACCCAGAACTTTCAGCTCGGAGCGAAGCAAAGTGGCGTTTGTTCTCACGTTGCTGACGGGGAAGGCGTCACTATAGGGGACGGTGGTGTGGGAGAAGTCCCGTGCTGTGCCTCGTTCCAGACACTCTCCACGGAAATGAAGCTGGTGTTCGACCGGTCTGTCTCTGGCAGAGAGGCCACCAGGATCTTGGCAGAGCTCTCTCTGTCAGGGAGAGAGATTGGTTTCTGACTTTTCCATCGAGTTTTGAACCCTAGCGGCAGAGTGTCaatggaacgaggaggcgcagtgggacatgttcctgcatgggttggctGACCGTGTCCAGAAGGGAACTACGCGCTGGATTTACCCACTTCACTGAACAGACTTATCGAGTTGGCTTTGAGAGTGGATGCTCGACTGACCAGGGTCGAGCGGAGAGTTCTACCTAACCGGATTGCTGGAGGAACAGCCCAGTTCACGATCACAAACCCATGCAGGTGGgtcgagctcggctttcccgggaggagaggGAGAAGCGGTGGTCCCTGGGCCTTTGTCTGTATTGCGGCGGAGCTGGCCACTATGCTTACAACTGTCCGGTAAAAGGGCAAGCCCGGTAAGTATGAGGCTACTatcgggtgggatctccgccGAGAGAACCTCATCTGCATCTACGCTCCTCCCGGTAAGATTAAAATGGTCCATCCACACTCACGACTGTCAAGCACTTTTGGACTCCGGGGCGGAAGGTAATTTTATGGACAAAACTTTTGCACTCAAGCTTCAGATTCCCCTCAAACAACTCACTAACAGGATTGCAGTACACGCACTCAACGGTCAGAAGCTCCCCACCATCTCATTCACCACTGAAGATATCACTCTCGTCACCTCAGGCAACCACTCAGAAATTAcctcattttttttgtttttgattctcCCCTCACACCCATCGTTCTCAGTCATCCATGGCTCACCAAACACAACCCCAGAGTAGACTGGATCCAGAATTCCATTGTGGCCTGGAGCAATAAATGTCATGAGTCTTGTCTTGTGTCAGCATATCCGTCTGTCTCTGTTTCTGTTTTACAGGAGAAAACAGTGGATTTGTCTAACGTGCCCGCTGAGTACTACAACCTGAAGGAGCTGTTCAGTAAGTCTAgggctgcttctctccctccgcatCCTCCCTATGACTGTACCATAGAGTTTTTGCCAGGTAAACctccgcctaaaggcaagttATATTCACTTTCTGTTCCGGAAAGGGAGgctatggagaaatatatttctgattcactaGCAACGGGGTTCATCCATCCTTcttcttctccagcgggggTGGGATTCTTTTTTGTGGGTAAAAAGAATGGGTctctgcgaccttgtattgacTACCAGGGGCTGGACAACATaacggtaaagaatacttatcctttgccgttgatgtcttcagcgttcgagaggttgcagggagcatcaattttcacaaaattggatttaaggaatgcttatcatttggtccgcatcagggagggggatgaatggaagaccacTTTTAATACCcctagggggcactttgaatatttgGTTATTCCGTTCGGGCTTTCCAACTGCCCGgtggtcttccaggcactcgtcaacgACGTTCTGCGAGATATGGTCGAAATGtctacctggatgacatattgattttttcacCCTCTCTCCAGGAACACGTGCAGCACGTTCGACGAGTGCTTCAGAGGTTGCTAGTGAATTAGCTTTTTGTCTAGGCGGAGAAATGCGCTTTTCATGCACAGTCCG comes from Chanodichthys erythropterus isolate Z2021 chromosome 22, ASM2448905v1, whole genome shotgun sequence and encodes:
- the LOC137012726 gene encoding olfactory receptor 8G17-like, with amino-acid sequence MDNLTFRNSILLMEGLKVTSQSSQPVFILLLLTYVFTMVSNIGLIFLISTEKNLHDPMHFLFCNLPLNDILGATVIMPRMLQDILRDTSERYISYAVCVVQAYFVHVFTAACHYVLMIMAFDRYVAICNPLRYTSIMTNKMVIKLSAFAWGLAIILVAIMIGLTLRLSHCRYKIENPFCDNASLFKLSCENVVINNVYGLVYTIVVLSLSAMCIFITYVKIATVCITSKNKSLNNKAIQTCSTHLAVYLMMYVSGATFILLHRFPEFSDSRKLAGIMFHVPTGLNPLVYGLQTKEIRQKILKHWCRKK